One Rhodoferax ferrireducens T118 DNA segment encodes these proteins:
- a CDS encoding CmpA/NrtA family ABC transporter substrate-binding protein, with protein MTDLLKSSLNRRAVLQTAAVGAIGISPALRAAVYAAGSDAPEKAEVKIGFIPLTDCASVVMASSLGIDKKYGVKIIPTKEASWAGVRDKLVTGELDMAHVLYGLIYGVHLGVGGAKKDMAVLMNLNQNGQAITLSKKLADKGAVDGAGLAKLMAAEKREYTFAQTFPTGTHAMWLYYWMAANGINPISGAKVITVPPPQMVANMRVGNMDGFCVGEPWNHRAIIDGIGVTAATTQEIWKDHPEKVLGTTGDFVKKYPNTARAVTAAILEAGRWIDASLANKNKMAETIAEKSYVNTSVDAINQRIMGRYQNGMGKTWDDPNYMKFYNDGAVNFPYLSDGMWFMTQHKRWGLLKDHPDYLAVAKQINQIDIYKQAATASKTPVPKDVMRTSRLMDGVVWDGKDPKKYADGFKIKA; from the coding sequence ATGACCGACCTTTTGAAATCCAGCCTCAATCGCCGTGCTGTGCTGCAAACCGCCGCAGTCGGTGCCATCGGCATCAGCCCGGCCCTGCGCGCCGCCGTCTACGCCGCGGGCTCCGATGCGCCGGAAAAAGCCGAAGTGAAGATCGGCTTCATCCCGCTGACCGACTGCGCCAGCGTGGTGATGGCATCAAGCCTGGGCATCGACAAAAAATACGGTGTCAAGATCATCCCGACCAAAGAAGCCAGCTGGGCCGGTGTGCGCGACAAGCTGGTCACCGGCGAGCTCGACATGGCCCATGTGCTGTACGGCCTGATCTACGGCGTGCACCTGGGCGTGGGCGGCGCCAAGAAAGACATGGCAGTGCTGATGAACCTCAACCAAAACGGCCAGGCCATCACCCTGTCCAAGAAGCTGGCTGACAAGGGCGCCGTGGACGGCGCGGGTCTGGCCAAGCTGATGGCGGCCGAGAAGCGTGAATACACTTTTGCCCAGACCTTCCCCACTGGCACACACGCCATGTGGCTGTACTACTGGATGGCGGCCAACGGCATCAACCCGATCTCGGGCGCCAAAGTCATCACCGTGCCGCCACCACAAATGGTGGCCAATATGCGCGTCGGCAACATGGACGGCTTCTGCGTCGGCGAACCCTGGAACCACCGCGCCATCATCGACGGCATTGGCGTTACCGCCGCCACCACGCAGGAGATCTGGAAAGACCACCCCGAGAAGGTGCTGGGCACCACCGGCGACTTCGTCAAGAAGTACCCCAACACGGCGCGCGCCGTGACCGCCGCCATCCTGGAAGCGGGCCGCTGGATTGACGCCAGCCTGGCCAACAAAAACAAGATGGCTGAAACCATCGCCGAAAAATCGTACGTCAACACCAGCGTGGACGCCATCAACCAACGCATCATGGGCCGCTACCAGAACGGCATGGGCAAGACCTGGGACGACCCCAACTACATGAAGTTCTACAACGACGGCGCGGTCAACTTCCCCTACCTGTCGGACGGCATGTGGTTCATGACCCAGCACAAGCGCTGGGGCTTGCTGAAAGACCATCCCGACTACCTGGCGGTGGCCAAGCAGATCAACCAGATCGACATCTACAAGCAAGCCGCGACCGCCAGCAAGACGCCGGTGCCCAAGGACGTGATGCGCACTTCCAGGCTGATGGACGGTGTGGTGTGGGACGGCAAGGACCCGAAGAAATACGCCGACGGTTTCAAGATCAAGGCTTGA
- the ntrB gene encoding nitrate ABC transporter permease codes for MVSAVLHSPLETRLAPTALSAADATKNVAAYPDTTGATGQKSIKTPAKASAPPYDWRGLWLAVLPPVLGLALMIGVWALVSISTASSIPSPSETFKQAVIIFSDPFYRKGPNDQGVGWNILMSLQRVAVGFGLAAAVGIPAGFMIGRFEFLSRMFNPLIGLLRPVSPLAWLPIGLLVFKGANPAAIWTIFICSIWPMIINTAVGVQRVPQDYMNVARVLNLSEWKIVTKILFPSVLPYMLTGVRLAVGTAWLVIVAAEMLTGGVGIGFWVWDEWNNLNVKNIIIAIFVIGIVGLMLEYALIKIATAFTFEEVKS; via the coding sequence ATGGTTAGCGCAGTTCTTCATTCACCCCTTGAAACACGGCTAGCGCCAACTGCGCTGAGCGCCGCTGATGCTACAAAAAACGTAGCTGCTTACCCAGATACAACGGGGGCTACAGGCCAGAAAAGCATTAAGACGCCAGCCAAGGCCAGCGCCCCGCCGTACGACTGGCGCGGCCTTTGGCTGGCGGTGCTGCCGCCGGTGTTGGGTCTGGCTCTGATGATTGGCGTGTGGGCGCTGGTGTCCATCTCGACCGCCAGCAGCATCCCCTCGCCGAGCGAGACCTTCAAACAGGCCGTGATTATTTTCTCCGACCCGTTTTACCGCAAAGGCCCGAACGACCAGGGTGTGGGCTGGAACATCCTGATGTCGCTGCAGCGCGTCGCTGTGGGCTTCGGGTTGGCGGCGGCGGTGGGCATTCCGGCCGGCTTCATGATCGGGCGCTTCGAGTTCCTGAGCCGCATGTTCAATCCACTCATCGGCCTGCTGCGCCCGGTGTCACCGCTGGCCTGGTTGCCGATTGGCCTCTTGGTGTTCAAGGGCGCCAACCCGGCCGCCATCTGGACCATCTTCATCTGCTCGATCTGGCCCATGATCATCAACACGGCGGTCGGCGTGCAACGGGTGCCACAGGACTACATGAACGTGGCGCGCGTGTTGAACCTGAGCGAGTGGAAGATCGTCACCAAGATCTTGTTCCCCTCGGTGCTGCCCTACATGCTGACCGGTGTGCGCCTCGCGGTCGGCACGGCCTGGCTGGTGATCGTGGCGGCCGAGATGCTGACCGGCGGCGTGGGCATCGGCTTCTGGGTCTGGGACGAGTGGAACAACCTGAACGTCAAGAACATCATCATCGCCATATTTGTGATCGGCATCGTCGGGCTGATGCTCGAATACGCCCTGATCAAAATTGCCACGGCATTCACGTTTGAAGAGGTGAAATCATGA
- a CDS encoding ABC transporter ATP-binding protein — protein sequence MNGNYIEISGVAQTFKTRKGLFCALQNINLAVSKGEFVTLIGHSGCGKSTLLNLIAGLTVPTQGHLLCANREIAGPGPERAVVFQNHSLLPWLTCFENVYLGVERVFGAANRSTGAGSESKAQLTARTDAVLAMVGLSAAAQKRPGEISGGMKQRVGIARALAMEPKVLLMDEPFGALDALTRAKLQDELLEIVARTHSTVVMVTHDVDEAVLLSDRIVMLTNGPAATVGEVLRVDLPRPRQRVELAESTHYLHFRKAVIDFLYTRQAHVEKAA from the coding sequence ATGAACGGCAACTACATTGAGATCTCCGGCGTAGCGCAAACCTTCAAGACCAGAAAAGGGCTGTTCTGCGCACTGCAGAACATCAACCTGGCGGTGTCCAAGGGCGAGTTTGTGACCCTCATCGGCCACTCGGGCTGCGGCAAGTCCACCCTGCTCAATCTGATCGCCGGCCTGACTGTTCCCACGCAAGGCCACCTGCTGTGTGCCAACCGCGAAATCGCCGGCCCCGGCCCGGAGCGCGCCGTGGTGTTCCAGAACCACTCGCTGCTGCCCTGGCTCACCTGTTTTGAGAACGTCTACCTCGGTGTCGAGCGCGTCTTTGGTGCCGCCAACCGCAGCACGGGCGCCGGGTCCGAGAGCAAGGCCCAGCTCACGGCGCGCACCGACGCCGTGTTGGCGATGGTGGGGCTGAGCGCCGCCGCGCAAAAGCGTCCCGGCGAGATATCGGGCGGCATGAAGCAGCGTGTGGGCATTGCACGCGCCTTGGCGATGGAACCCAAAGTGCTGCTGATGGACGAACCCTTTGGCGCGCTGGACGCCCTGACCCGCGCCAAGCTGCAGGACGAACTGCTGGAGATCGTGGCCCGCACCCACAGCACCGTGGTGATGGTCACACACGATGTGGATGAAGCGGTGCTGCTGTCCGACCGGATTGTGATGCTGACCAACGGCCCGGCCGCCACCGTCGGCGAGGTGCTGCGTGTTGACCTGCCGCGTCCGCGCCAGCGGGTTGAGCTGGCCGAGAGCACGCACTACCTGCATTTCCGCAAGGCCGTGATTGACTTTCTCTACACGCGCCAGGCGCATGTGGAAAAGGCAGCCTGA
- the nirB gene encoding nitrite reductase large subunit NirB, translated as MDMRVEPKVKMKLVMIGNGMAGVRTLEELLKIAPDLYDITVFGAEPHPNYNRILLSPVLAGEQTIDEIVLNSWDWYTDHGITLHAGKKVVAVDRARRLVRALDADNKVTEVPYDRLLMATGSKPFILPVPGKDLEGVIAYRDIADTNAMIDAATKYKNAVVIGGGLLGLEAANGLMRRGMNVSVVHVMPTLMERQLDNVAGKMLQKSLEDRGLKFLIGAQTQELVASDDGRVKSIKFKDGTSAAADLVVMAVGIRPNTELAEAMRLHCNKGIVVTDTLQTVTDARIYSVGECAAHRGIAYGLVAPLFEQAKVAANHLAQYGIGRYVGSLTSTKLKVTGIDLFSAGDFLGGDGTEELVLSDPYAGVYKKLVIKDDKLVGACLYGDTVDGSWYFKLLRNGRSIADIRDKLMFGESNIGDAGVEGHNKAASMADSDEVCGCNGVTKGTICKAIKEKGLFTLDEVRKHTKASASCGSCTGLVEQLLMFTAGGDYSATPKMKAMCACTEHGHQAVRDAIVANKLLSIAQVFNFMEWKTPNGCASCRPAINYYLISSWPKEAKDDPQSRFINERSHANIQKDGTYSVIPRMWGGETTASELRRIADAVDKYKIPTVKVTGGQRIDLLGVKKEDLVSVWKDIGMPSGHAYAKALRTVKTCVGSEWCRMGTQDSTQMGKDLERAMWRMYAPHKVKFAVSGCPRNCAEAGIKDVGIIGVDSGWEMHIGGNGGIKTEVAQFFTKLKTAQEVLEYTGAFMQLYREEGWYLERTVHYLNRVGMDYVKKKILEDAENRQALWAKLQFSLDGEPDPWFEHSRAEVDLRQFDKLAVPA; from the coding sequence ATGGACATGCGTGTAGAACCCAAGGTCAAAATGAAACTGGTGATGATCGGCAACGGCATGGCCGGTGTCCGCACGCTTGAAGAGCTGCTGAAGATCGCACCCGACCTGTACGACATCACCGTCTTTGGCGCCGAGCCGCACCCCAACTACAACCGCATCTTGCTGTCGCCGGTGCTGGCCGGCGAGCAAACGATTGACGAGATTGTTCTCAACTCATGGGACTGGTACACGGACCACGGCATCACCCTGCACGCCGGCAAAAAAGTAGTGGCGGTGGACCGCGCCAGGCGACTGGTACGTGCCCTCGACGCTGACAACAAGGTCACCGAAGTGCCCTACGACCGGCTGTTGATGGCCACCGGCTCCAAGCCTTTCATCCTGCCCGTTCCCGGCAAGGACCTGGAAGGTGTGATTGCCTACCGCGACATTGCCGACACCAACGCCATGATCGACGCGGCCACCAAATACAAGAATGCCGTCGTGATCGGCGGCGGTCTGCTCGGGCTGGAAGCGGCCAACGGCCTGATGCGCCGGGGCATGAACGTCAGCGTGGTGCACGTGATGCCGACGCTGATGGAGCGCCAGCTCGACAACGTCGCGGGCAAGATGCTGCAAAAATCACTGGAGGACCGGGGCCTGAAATTCCTGATTGGCGCGCAGACGCAGGAACTGGTCGCAAGCGACGATGGCCGCGTCAAGAGCATCAAGTTCAAGGACGGCACTTCAGCTGCCGCCGATCTGGTGGTGATGGCCGTGGGCATCCGCCCCAACACCGAGCTGGCCGAAGCCATGCGCCTGCACTGCAACAAGGGCATTGTGGTGACTGACACGCTGCAGACCGTCACCGACGCGCGCATTTACTCGGTCGGTGAGTGCGCGGCGCACCGGGGCATCGCCTACGGTCTGGTGGCGCCCCTGTTCGAGCAAGCCAAGGTGGCGGCCAACCATCTGGCGCAGTACGGCATTGGCCGCTATGTCGGCTCGCTGACCTCGACCAAACTCAAGGTCACCGGCATCGACCTGTTTTCAGCCGGGGACTTTCTGGGCGGTGACGGCACCGAAGAACTGGTGCTGAGCGACCCCTATGCGGGCGTCTACAAAAAGCTCGTCATCAAGGACGACAAACTGGTGGGTGCCTGCCTGTACGGCGACACGGTGGACGGCAGCTGGTACTTCAAGTTGCTGCGCAACGGCCGCTCAATCGCCGACATCCGCGACAAGCTGATGTTTGGGGAAAGCAATATTGGCGACGCCGGTGTTGAAGGCCACAACAAGGCCGCCAGCATGGCCGACAGCGACGAAGTGTGTGGCTGCAACGGTGTCACCAAGGGCACCATCTGCAAGGCCATCAAAGAAAAGGGCCTGTTCACGCTGGACGAGGTGCGCAAGCACACCAAGGCCAGCGCGTCGTGTGGTTCGTGCACGGGGCTGGTTGAGCAGCTGTTGATGTTCACCGCCGGAGGTGACTACTCAGCCACGCCGAAGATGAAAGCCATGTGCGCTTGCACCGAGCACGGCCACCAGGCAGTGCGCGACGCCATTGTGGCCAACAAGCTGCTGAGCATTGCCCAGGTCTTCAACTTCATGGAATGGAAAACACCCAATGGCTGTGCCTCCTGCCGTCCCGCCATCAACTACTACCTGATCAGCAGCTGGCCCAAAGAGGCCAAGGACGATCCGCAAAGCCGCTTCATCAATGAGCGCAGCCACGCCAACATCCAGAAGGACGGCACCTACAGCGTGATTCCGCGCATGTGGGGCGGCGAGACCACGGCCAGCGAACTGCGCCGCATTGCCGACGCGGTCGACAAGTACAAGATCCCGACCGTCAAGGTCACCGGCGGCCAGCGCATTGACCTGCTGGGCGTGAAGAAGGAAGACCTGGTCAGCGTCTGGAAGGACATCGGCATGCCCAGCGGCCATGCCTACGCCAAGGCCTTGCGCACCGTCAAAACCTGCGTCGGCTCGGAGTGGTGCCGCATGGGCACGCAGGACAGCACACAGATGGGCAAGGACCTGGAACGCGCCATGTGGCGCATGTACGCCCCGCACAAGGTCAAGTTCGCCGTCAGCGGCTGCCCGCGCAACTGCGCCGAGGCCGGCATCAAGGACGTCGGCATCATCGGGGTCGACAGCGGCTGGGAAATGCACATTGGCGGCAACGGCGGCATCAAGACCGAGGTGGCGCAGTTCTTCACCAAGCTCAAAACGGCGCAGGAAGTGCTGGAGTACACCGGCGCCTTCATGCAGCTGTACCGCGAGGAAGGCTGGTACCTGGAACGCACCGTGCATTACCTCAACCGCGTCGGCATGGACTACGTGAAGAAGAAGATTCTGGAAGACGCCGAGAACCGCCAGGCCTTGTGGGCGAAGCTGCAGTTCAGCCTGGATGGCGAGCCTGATCCCTGGTTTGAGCACAGCCGGGCCGAGGTGGATCTGCGCCAGTTCGACAAACTGGCTGTCCCCGCCTGA
- the nirD gene encoding nitrite reductase small subunit NirD: MSNWKEICQVTDIPVLGSRCVKRPQGTDVAVFRNAQDEVFALLDRCPHKGGPLSQGIVFGSSVACPLHNWTIGLDSGCAHAPDTGCVQRFSVMVEGDAVHLDLDELASVAVGEVA; the protein is encoded by the coding sequence ATGAGCAACTGGAAAGAAATCTGCCAAGTGACTGACATTCCCGTATTGGGATCGCGTTGCGTCAAACGGCCGCAAGGCACGGACGTGGCGGTGTTTCGCAATGCGCAAGACGAGGTGTTTGCGCTGCTGGACCGCTGCCCGCACAAAGGAGGTCCGCTGTCGCAAGGCATTGTGTTTGGCAGCAGCGTGGCCTGCCCCCTGCACAACTGGACCATTGGCCTGGACAGTGGCTGTGCGCACGCGCCGGACACGGGTTGTGTGCAGAGGTTTAGCGTCATGGTGGAGGGTGATGCGGTGCATTTGGATTTGGATGAGTTGGCGTCTGTGGCTGTGGGTGAGGTTGCATGA
- a CDS encoding nitrate reductase, whose protein sequence is MKQLKETKSTCPYCGVGCGVIIESSGDQITGVRGDPDYPANFGRLCTKGAMLHLTASAAITQQSRLLHPMQRLTRGQQPKRIGWDAALDTAAEKFAKIIQTHGPDAVGFYISGQLLTEDYYVFNKLAKGLIGTNNIDSNSRLCMSSAVTGYKQTLGSDAPPACYDDVNHAGTIFIVGANPAYAHPVLFRRIEAARQARPDLKIVLCDPRRTDTAEIADLFLPIQPGTDVMLFNGMLHVMLWEGWLDTAYMAAHTKGFDTLKATLRDYTPDVVAQTCGISKEDLLQAARLFAGINADDPTQGTRAPTLSLYCQGLNQSSSGTAKNAALINLHLATGQMGKRGAGPFSLTGQPNAMGGREVGGMANLLSSHRDLNNPAHRAEVAALWGLPSVPSKPGKTAVEMFQAAADGEIKALWIACTNPAQSMPDQATVRRALQRAEFVVVQEAFASTATCAFADLLLPATTWGEKEGTVTNSERRISRVRAAVAPPGETRHDWQIVVDFAQRLQANTLFPYTSPESIWNEHRESTRGRDLDITGMSYALLEHTPQQWPLPEGATQGKARLYEDGLFPTPDGRARFVNTVYQPVAEPREARYPFSLSTGRLRDQWHGMSRTGTLGRLFGHVREPALQMHPQDMARRLLSEGDLVHVTSKRGSILVPVQASAELGLSQVFMAMHWGEEFLSGISTTGQRLAGVNALTTSAFCPDSKQPEFKHAAVKVLKAELPWSLLAMAWLPASHLQSARHELQQLMLQFDYASCVPFSNNTALDAAGQERSGLLFRATAFEAPTDALLAQIESLLNLDSPYVLRYADKKRGQRRAALLQHLDACTTLEAFMLAGDTRAQSWISTLLQDELPAQSYGRALLLPGARPPVQVVSRGKPVCACFNVTDVAIEAQLRHTKGTAQERLGSLQATLKCGTNCGSCMPQLQRMVRDSPEIDAQDLAPSGTAQKNTLRAHMLSG, encoded by the coding sequence GTGAAACAGCTCAAAGAAACCAAATCCACCTGCCCCTACTGCGGCGTCGGCTGCGGGGTGATCATCGAGTCGAGCGGCGACCAGATTACCGGCGTGCGTGGCGACCCGGATTACCCGGCCAATTTCGGGCGGCTCTGCACCAAAGGCGCCATGCTGCACCTGACGGCCAGCGCCGCCATCACGCAACAAAGCAGGCTGCTGCACCCGATGCAGCGTTTGACGCGTGGCCAGCAACCCAAGCGCATCGGCTGGGACGCCGCGCTGGACACGGCAGCCGAAAAATTCGCCAAAATCATCCAGACGCACGGCCCCGATGCGGTGGGTTTTTATATCTCCGGCCAGTTGCTGACCGAGGACTATTACGTCTTCAACAAACTCGCCAAGGGGTTGATCGGCACCAACAACATCGACAGCAACTCGCGCCTGTGCATGAGCAGCGCGGTGACGGGCTACAAGCAGACGCTGGGGTCTGACGCGCCGCCGGCCTGCTACGACGACGTCAACCACGCCGGCACCATCTTTATCGTCGGCGCCAACCCGGCCTACGCACACCCGGTTTTGTTTCGCCGCATCGAAGCCGCACGCCAGGCGCGCCCGGACCTGAAGATTGTGCTGTGTGATCCGCGTCGCACCGACACGGCTGAAATTGCCGACCTGTTCTTGCCGATCCAGCCCGGCACCGATGTGATGCTGTTCAACGGCATGCTGCACGTCATGTTGTGGGAGGGCTGGCTCGATACCGCCTATATGGCCGCCCACACCAAGGGCTTTGACACACTCAAAGCCACGCTGCGCGACTACACACCCGACGTGGTGGCGCAGACCTGCGGCATTTCCAAAGAGGACTTGCTGCAGGCGGCGCGCCTGTTTGCCGGGATCAACGCCGACGACCCGACCCAAGGCACACGCGCACCCACGCTCAGCCTCTACTGCCAGGGCCTGAACCAGTCCAGCAGCGGCACCGCCAAGAATGCCGCGCTGATCAACCTGCACCTGGCCACCGGCCAGATGGGCAAGAGGGGTGCCGGGCCGTTCTCACTCACCGGCCAGCCCAACGCCATGGGCGGACGCGAAGTCGGTGGCATGGCCAATCTGCTCTCAAGCCACCGCGACTTGAACAACCCGGCGCACCGCGCCGAAGTTGCCGCGCTGTGGGGCCTGCCGTCCGTGCCGTCCAAACCCGGCAAAACGGCGGTAGAGATGTTCCAGGCCGCCGCCGATGGCGAAATCAAAGCCCTGTGGATTGCCTGCACCAACCCCGCGCAATCCATGCCCGACCAGGCCACCGTGCGCCGCGCCCTGCAGCGCGCCGAGTTTGTCGTCGTGCAGGAAGCCTTTGCCAGCACCGCCACCTGTGCGTTTGCGGACCTGCTGCTGCCCGCCACCACCTGGGGCGAAAAAGAAGGCACGGTGACCAACAGCGAGCGCCGCATCAGCCGCGTGCGCGCCGCAGTGGCGCCCCCGGGCGAGACGCGGCACGACTGGCAAATCGTCGTCGATTTTGCGCAACGACTGCAAGCAAACACCCTCTTCCCTTACACCTCACCCGAATCGATCTGGAACGAGCACCGCGAATCCACGCGCGGTCGCGACCTCGACATCACCGGCATGTCCTACGCCCTGCTGGAGCACACCCCCCAGCAGTGGCCCCTGCCCGAGGGCGCCACGCAAGGTAAGGCAAGACTGTACGAGGACGGCCTCTTCCCCACGCCCGACGGCCGCGCCCGCTTTGTCAACACGGTCTACCAGCCCGTGGCCGAGCCGCGCGAAGCACGCTACCCGTTTTCACTCAGCACCGGGCGTCTGCGCGACCAGTGGCACGGCATGAGCCGCACCGGCACGCTGGGGCGCTTGTTCGGCCATGTGCGTGAGCCCGCCCTGCAAATGCATCCGCAAGACATGGCGCGCCGACTCCTCTCGGAGGGTGATCTGGTCCACGTCACCAGCAAACGCGGCTCGATTCTGGTGCCGGTGCAAGCCAGTGCCGAGCTGGGGCTCAGCCAGGTCTTCATGGCGATGCACTGGGGTGAAGAATTCCTGAGCGGCATCAGCACCACCGGCCAGCGGCTGGCCGGCGTTAATGCCCTGACCACTTCGGCTTTTTGCCCCGACTCCAAACAACCCGAGTTCAAACACGCAGCGGTCAAGGTCCTGAAGGCGGAACTGCCCTGGTCCCTGCTGGCCATGGCCTGGCTGCCCGCCAGCCACCTGCAGTCGGCTCGCCATGAGCTGCAGCAATTGATGCTGCAGTTTGACTATGCGAGCTGCGTGCCTTTCAGCAACAACACGGCGCTGGATGCTGCCGGCCAGGAGCGCAGCGGTCTGCTGTTTCGGGCCACCGCGTTTGAGGCGCCGACGGACGCGCTGCTGGCCCAGATCGAGTCCCTGCTCAACCTGGACAGCCCCTACGTTTTGCGCTACGCCGACAAGAAACGCGGCCAGCGCCGCGCTGCGCTGTTGCAACACCTTGACGCATGCACCACGCTGGAAGCCTTCATGCTGGCCGGCGACACCCGCGCCCAAAGCTGGATCAGCACGCTGCTGCAGGACGAATTGCCAGCCCAATCGTATGGTCGCGCCCTGCTGCTGCCCGGCGCCAGGCCCCCGGTGCAGGTGGTGTCGCGCGGCAAGCCCGTGTGTGCTTGTTTTAATGTGACCGATGTGGCGATTGAGGCGCAGTTGCGCCACACCAAGGGAACAGCGCAGGAGCGGCTGGGCTCGCTGCAGGCCACACTGAAATGCGGCACCAATTGCGGCTCCTGCATGCCCCAGTTGCAGCGCATGGTGCGCGACAGCCCGGAAATTGACGCTCAGGACCTGGCGCCTTCAGGTACAGCTCAAAAAAACACCCTGAGAGCACACATGCTCTCAGGGTGA
- the phbB gene encoding acetoacetyl-CoA reductase, whose translation MSQKVAYVTGGMGGIGTAICQRLHKEGFKVIAGCGPTRDHAKWLAEQQALGFTFHASVGNVGNWVSTVEAFTKAKAEHGSIDVLVNNAGITRDRMFVKMTRDDWDAVIETNLNSMFNVTKQVVADMVEKGWGRIINISSVNGAKGQAGQTNYSAAKAGMHGFTMALAQELATKGVTVNTVSPGYIGTDMVKAIRQDVLDKIIATVPVKRLGEPSEIASIIAWIASDEGGYSTGADFSVNGGLHMG comes from the coding sequence ATGAGTCAAAAAGTAGCCTATGTCACGGGGGGCATGGGAGGCATCGGTACCGCCATTTGCCAACGTTTGCACAAAGAGGGGTTCAAGGTCATTGCGGGCTGCGGCCCGACACGTGACCATGCGAAATGGCTGGCCGAACAGCAGGCACTGGGCTTTACGTTCCATGCCTCCGTCGGCAACGTCGGCAATTGGGTTTCCACCGTCGAAGCTTTTACCAAGGCCAAGGCTGAGCACGGCAGCATTGATGTGCTGGTGAACAACGCCGGCATCACGCGCGACCGCATGTTCGTCAAGATGACACGTGATGACTGGGATGCGGTGATTGAAACCAACTTGAATTCCATGTTCAACGTCACCAAGCAAGTGGTGGCCGACATGGTGGAAAAAGGCTGGGGCCGCATCATCAATATTTCGTCCGTCAATGGGGCCAAGGGCCAGGCCGGCCAGACCAACTATTCGGCCGCCAAGGCCGGCATGCACGGCTTCACCATGGCGCTGGCGCAAGAGCTGGCCACCAAGGGCGTCACAGTCAATACCGTGAGCCCGGGCTACATCGGGACCGACATGGTCAAGGCCATCCGTCAGGATGTGCTCGACAAGATCATTGCCACGGTACCGGTCAAGCGTCTGGGCGAGCCGAGCGAAATTGCCTCCATCATTGCCTGGATTGCCTCCGACGAGGGTGGCTACTCAACCGGCGCCGATTTCTCGGTGAACGGCGGTCTGCACATGGGCTGA
- a CDS encoding acetyl-CoA C-acetyltransferase has product MEDIVIVSAARTAVGKFGGTLAKTPAPELGAAVIKALLARTGLSADQIGEVILGQVLTAGSGQNPARQALIKSGLLIETPALTVNCVCGSGLKAVMLAAQAVAYGDSDIVIAGGQENMSASPHVLLGSRDGQRMGDWKMIDSMIVDGLWDVYNQVHMGITAENVNKKYGITREMQDALALGSQQKAAAAQDAGKFKDEIVPLSIAQKKGDAIVFDTDEFLNRKTNAAALAGLRPAFDKAGSVTAGNASGINDGAAAVMVMTAKKAAALGLKPLGRIASFATSGVDPALMGMGPVPASQKALARAGWKAADLDLMEINEAFAAQACAVNQQMGWDTSKLNVNGGAIAIGHPVGASGCRILVTLLHEMQRRDARKGLASLCIGGGMGVALTIER; this is encoded by the coding sequence ATGGAAGACATCGTGATTGTTTCGGCCGCACGCACGGCCGTGGGCAAATTTGGTGGCACCCTGGCCAAAACGCCAGCACCCGAGCTGGGTGCCGCCGTCATCAAAGCCTTGCTGGCGCGCACGGGCTTGAGCGCGGATCAGATTGGTGAAGTTATTTTGGGCCAGGTGCTGACGGCCGGTTCGGGTCAAAACCCGGCCCGCCAGGCGCTGATCAAGAGTGGCTTGCTGATTGAAACCCCGGCACTGACCGTGAACTGCGTCTGCGGCTCCGGCCTGAAGGCTGTGATGCTGGCCGCGCAAGCGGTGGCTTACGGCGACAGCGACATTGTGATTGCGGGCGGCCAGGAAAACATGAGCGCGTCACCCCATGTGTTGCTCGGCTCGCGGGACGGTCAGCGCATGGGCGACTGGAAGATGATCGACTCCATGATCGTCGACGGCTTGTGGGACGTCTACAACCAGGTCCACATGGGTATCACGGCTGAAAACGTCAACAAGAAATACGGCATCACGCGCGAAATGCAGGACGCGCTGGCATTGGGTAGCCAGCAAAAGGCCGCCGCTGCGCAAGACGCCGGCAAGTTCAAGGACGAAATCGTGCCGCTCAGCATTGCCCAGAAGAAGGGCGATGCGATTGTCTTTGACACCGACGAGTTCTTGAACCGCAAGACCAACGCGGCCGCTCTGGCCGGTCTGCGTCCCGCCTTTGACAAGGCCGGCAGCGTGACCGCCGGCAATGCCTCCGGCATCAACGACGGCGCCGCTGCCGTGATGGTGATGACGGCCAAGAAAGCCGCCGCCCTGGGGCTCAAACCACTGGGCCGCATTGCCAGCTTTGCCACCTCCGGTGTCGATCCGGCCCTGATGGGCATGGGCCCGGTGCCGGCGTCTCAAAAAGCGCTGGCGCGCGCGGGCTGGAAGGCCGCCGACCTTGACCTGATGGAAATCAACGAAGCGTTTGCAGCGCAGGCTTGTGCCGTCAATCAGCAAATGGGTTGGGACACCTCCAAACTCAACGTTAACGGCGGTGCGATTGCCATCGGGCACCCGGTGGGTGCGTCCGGTTGCCGTATTTTGGTCACGCTGTTGCATGAAATGCAGCGCCGCGACGCCAGGAAGGGCCTTGCTTCTCTGTGTATTGGCGGTGGCATGGGCGTGGCGCTGACGATCGAGCGTTAA